In a single window of the Pseudochaenichthys georgianus chromosome 16, fPseGeo1.2, whole genome shotgun sequence genome:
- the sacm1lb gene encoding phosphatidylinositol-3-phosphatase SAC1-B, with protein sequence MASTYSSFNLRTTQEKFYIEACDEGSEEVLAVDRVSTEMTLTVKRDVPAGADSRPICGLMGTIRLVAGNYLVVITKKKKVGDLLGHAVWKAVDFDIVSYKKTILHLTDNQMQDNKTFMSMINNVLHTDGFYFATDYDLTHTLQRLANTSPEFQEMSLLERADQRFVWNGHLLREFLAQPEVHKFVFPVIHGFIDMRSSCINGKVFEWSIISRRSCFRAGVRYYVRGIDSEGHPANYVETEQIVQFNSSKASFVQTRGSIPLFWSQRPNLKYKPKPQISKTVNHLDGFQRHFDSQVILYGKQVILNLINQKGSEKPLELAFDKMVADLGNGMVKYIAFDFHKECSRMRWHRLQILLDMVAEMQDELGYFLVDADGKVLLHQDGTFRSNCMDCLDRTNVIQSMLAQRALQSQLRKMGVLHVGQQIEEQVAFGKMFKNAWADNADACAKQYAGTGALKTDFTRTGKRTHWGLVMDGWNSMIRYYKNNFSDGYRQDSIDLFLGNYAVDESDWTTPLREPKDWKFLTLPIVMVVAFSMCIICLLMAGETWTETLAYVLFWGSASVVTSGLILFNGPDFVDAPRLVQKEKLD encoded by the exons ATGGCGAGCACCTATTCGAGTttcaacct GCGCACCACCCAGGAGAAGTTCTACATCGAGGCGTGTGATGAGGGCTCTGAGGAGGTGCTGGCTGTGGACAGAGTGTCCACAGAGATGACCCTCACAG TGAAGAGGGACGTCCCTGCAGGGGCTGACAGCCGGCCCATATGTGGCCTCATGGGGACCATACGTTTGGTGGCAG GCAATTATCTGGTTGTCATCACCAAGAAGAAGAAGGTGGGAGATCTCCTGGGCCATGCTGTGTGGAAGGCTGTGGACTTTGACATCGTCTCCTATAAAAAGACAATACTTCACCTGACGGACAACCAG ATGCAAGACAACAAGACTTTCATGTCCATGATCAACAATGTGCTGCACACAGACGGCTTCTACTTTGCGACGGACTACGACCTGACGCACACTCTGCAGCGCCTGGCCAACACCAGCCCCGAGTTCCAGGAGATGAGTCTTCTGGAGAGG GCAGATCAGCGTTTTGTCTGGAACGGACATCTGCTGAGAGAATTCCTTGCACAGCCAGAG GTACACAAGTTTGTGTTTCCTGTTATCCATGGCT TCATCGACATGCGGTCGAGCTGCATCAATGGGAAGGTGTTCGAGTGGAGCATCATCTCCAGGAGGAGCTGCTTCAGAGCCGGAGTCCGCTACTACGTCCGAG GCATCGACTCTGAAGGCCATCCTGCTAACTACGTGGAGACGGAGCAGATCGTTCAGTTCAACAGCTCCAAGGCTTCTTTTGTTCAG ACCAGAGGCTCCATCCCCCTCTTCTGGTCCCAGAGGCCCAACCTCAAGTACAAGCCCAAACCACAGATCAGCAAAACGGTGAACCAC TTGGACGGGTTCCAGAGACACTTTGACTCGCAGGTTATTCTCTATGGAAAACAAGTCATTTTGAACTTG ATCAACCAAAAGGGCTCAGAGAAGCCGCTGGAGCTGGCCTTCGACAAGATGGTGGCCGACCTGGGAAACGGCATGGTCAA GTACATCGCCTTTGACTTCCATAAGGAGTGCAGTCGGATGAGGTGGCACCGCCTGCAGATCTTGTTGGATATGGTCGCTGAGATGCAGGATGAACTTGG ATACTTCCTGGTGGACGCAGATGGGAAGGTGCTGCTGCATCAGGACGGCACGTTTCGCAGCAACTGCATGGACTGCCTGGACCGGACCAACGTCATCCAGAGCATGCTGGCCCAGCGCGCCCTGCAGTCACAGCTCCGG AAAATGGGAGTCCTCCACGTCGGTCAGCAGATCGAAGAGCAGGTGGCCTTTGGGAAGATGTTCAAGAATg CCTGGGCAGACAACGCTGATGCCTGTGCCAAGCAGTACGCTGGCACTGGAGCCCTGAAGACTGACTTCACCAG GACGGGGAAGAGGACTCATTGGGGGCTGGTGATGGACGGCTGGAACTCCATGATCCGATATTACAAGAACAACTTCTCTGATGGATACAGACAG GACTCCATTGATCTGTTCCTAGGCAACTATGCTGTGGATGAATCTGATTGGACCACTCCGCTGCGTGAGCCCAAAGACTGGAAGTTCTTGACG TTGCCTATCGTCATGGTGGTGGCTTTCTCCATGTGCATCATCTGCCTGCTGATGGCTG GTGAAACGTGGACGGAGACCCTGGCCTACGTGCTGTTCTGGGGGTCTGCCAGCGTGGTGACCAGCGGCCTCATCCTCTTTAACGGACCCGACTTTGTAGATGCTCCAAGGCTGGTCCAGAAGGAGAAGCTggactga